In [Leptolyngbya] sp. PCC 7376, a genomic segment contains:
- a CDS encoding GUN4 domain-containing protein, with protein MSKPKKSDATTQEDSLENQITYYMGKGFMVLGAGGGGISAFWFLLKEDDIPRAIASAVIGLAITYAGSFFQPIHKGAKKSLEEAGEATTKAFGSMKEQAVAQVLSMDERYFRAQATDCELYETEGTGNISGLYTLMMEDVFVPLALDRGLVSPGFCHEETFMRPIGKENELDIWQLLARVKQAKNFRQIVITAWGGFGKTTLLRHIAYILGKDKQGDKVRRFFPVLLLLRKYRDLLTTEQPEDLQTLIEKYHLKNIEGDQPLNMPTGWAEKQLKKGSMLVMLDGFDEVAKQQRPLVAKWLNRQMKRYPESTFILTSRPKAYFDQDVDQERVNQLRLPTVVSVLPFNKDQRETFVRKWYKSQEFYYAGQQDTEAIRTKARRAATELLEQIEARDELAKLASNPLLLTMIARFHRRYPSAELPKRRPELYQQICTLQIKDRPNARKLESMLPNCEAQDILQMLALEMMQRKEERLDKDLLVERLTEYLRSQDETVNPRQFLGEVEEISELLVRREEEYEFAHLSFQEFLAAMEVIRLGKEELLYEHFGTDWWKQTILLYVGKVKKPSQIIRAMRQAGATQLAYDCMQETTKRIDDDLKQDLEELLYLQNEQQQVTAERYQKLEQLLIEAQTDVQKWREADKETYRLMITAGGKEERQGFYGNDLKEFPCDELRVIDGLWVKYSNGFYGFGVQKEIYRQCGGSLDYEIIPSDKILLKFYEAVAWREYGEFKLSWDELLEGRRIGIRGHLPYHYFVRIGGIGAFQFLFSRCEL; from the coding sequence ATGTCCAAACCTAAGAAGTCAGACGCTACGACCCAAGAAGACTCCCTAGAGAACCAAATCACCTACTACATGGGCAAGGGATTTATGGTGTTAGGGGCTGGCGGTGGCGGCATCAGTGCATTTTGGTTTTTGCTGAAGGAAGATGACATCCCTAGGGCGATCGCCTCAGCAGTAATTGGTCTTGCTATCACCTACGCTGGTTCGTTCTTTCAGCCTATTCACAAAGGAGCAAAGAAAAGTCTAGAAGAAGCTGGGGAAGCCACGACTAAAGCATTCGGTTCGATGAAAGAACAAGCTGTGGCGCAAGTTCTCTCTATGGATGAACGATATTTCAGGGCACAGGCGACGGATTGTGAGCTGTATGAGACGGAAGGGACAGGCAATATTTCTGGTCTTTACACGCTGATGATGGAGGATGTGTTTGTACCGCTGGCGTTGGATCGAGGTCTTGTTTCTCCGGGTTTTTGTCATGAAGAGACTTTTATGAGACCAATAGGGAAGGAAAATGAGCTGGATATTTGGCAGCTATTGGCGCGGGTCAAACAAGCTAAAAACTTTCGGCAAATTGTTATCACGGCTTGGGGCGGCTTCGGTAAAACAACACTCTTACGACACATCGCTTACATCCTAGGCAAGGATAAGCAAGGAGATAAGGTTCGGCGGTTTTTCCCTGTCCTATTACTGTTACGCAAATATCGAGACCTTCTCACTACGGAGCAACCAGAAGATTTACAAACGCTCATCGAGAAATATCACCTAAAAAATATCGAGGGAGATCAACCGCTTAATATGCCTACGGGTTGGGCAGAAAAACAACTGAAAAAAGGCAGTATGCTGGTGATGTTGGATGGGTTTGATGAGGTAGCAAAACAGCAGCGTCCTCTAGTGGCAAAATGGCTCAACCGTCAGATGAAACGCTATCCTGAATCCACGTTTATTTTGACATCTCGACCAAAGGCTTACTTCGATCAAGATGTCGACCAAGAACGGGTGAATCAATTGCGGTTGCCGACCGTTGTTTCTGTGCTTCCCTTTAACAAAGATCAGCGGGAAACCTTTGTGCGGAAGTGGTATAAATCCCAAGAGTTTTATTATGCGGGGCAGCAAGATACGGAGGCGATTCGGACAAAGGCGAGACGGGCAGCGACAGAACTCTTAGAACAAATTGAAGCGCGGGATGAGTTAGCGAAGTTAGCAAGTAATCCATTGCTATTAACCATGATTGCTCGGTTTCATCGGCGTTATCCCAGTGCAGAGTTGCCAAAGCGTCGCCCTGAACTTTATCAACAAATTTGCACATTACAAATCAAAGATCGCCCTAATGCCCGGAAGCTAGAGTCGATGCTGCCGAACTGCGAAGCGCAGGATATTTTGCAAATGTTGGCATTGGAGATGATGCAACGCAAGGAAGAACGTCTCGATAAGGATCTGCTGGTAGAGCGACTCACAGAATATCTGAGGTCACAGGATGAGACAGTTAATCCGCGACAGTTTTTGGGGGAGGTCGAAGAAATTAGTGAGCTTCTGGTGCGGCGGGAAGAAGAATATGAGTTTGCGCACTTGAGTTTTCAAGAGTTTCTAGCGGCGATGGAAGTGATTCGGTTAGGGAAAGAAGAGCTACTGTATGAGCATTTTGGGACAGATTGGTGGAAACAAACGATTCTGCTCTACGTGGGGAAAGTGAAGAAGCCTAGTCAAATTATTCGGGCGATGCGACAGGCTGGGGCGACACAGCTTGCCTATGACTGTATGCAGGAAACAACAAAACGAATCGATGATGATCTCAAACAAGATTTGGAGGAACTGCTTTATCTACAAAATGAGCAGCAACAAGTCACAGCGGAACGGTATCAGAAGCTAGAGCAACTCCTTATCGAAGCACAAACGGATGTGCAGAAATGGCGAGAGGCTGATAAGGAAACCTATCGACTGATGATTACAGCAGGAGGTAAAGAGGAAAGACAGGGTTTTTATGGAAATGACTTAAAAGAGTTCCCTTGTGATGAGTTAAGAGTGATTGACGGGCTCTGGGTAAAGTACAGTAATGGCTTTTATGGTTTCGGCGTGCAAAAAGAAATTTATAGGCAGTGCGGTGGTTCACTCGACTATGAAATAATTCCAAGCGATAAAATTTTGCTGAAGTTTTATGAGGCGGTGGCTTGGCGAGAATATGGGGAGTTTAAATTGTCGTGGGATGAGTTATTAGAAGGACGGCGGATAGGAATCAGAGGGCATTTGCCATACCACTATTTTGTAAGGATTGGTGGTATTGGAGCCTTTCAATTTCTTTTCTCACGTTGTGAATTGTAG
- a CDS encoding class I SAM-dependent methyltransferase, whose product MSEKNEATYSAANIVNYYAQLQLLQPAEQTILDRLRDKLPTMNMLDIGIGGGRTTKHFAPLVEFYTGIDYSSGMIEACEKRFQNTSDAMTLQIGDARDMAEFADDSFDFILFSFNGIDYVSHGDRLNILQEINRIGKTGCYVFFSSHNLQAMLKEFDWKSKLSFNPISTYVNLVMCIILFLCNVSITRQKLAESSYLILKDESHNFSLQTYYIRAEEQTKQLETDFTDIEVYSWQTGLQISDKKDLLTHPDLWLYYFCRVK is encoded by the coding sequence ATGAGTGAGAAAAACGAGGCAACCTACAGTGCTGCCAATATTGTCAATTACTACGCCCAACTCCAACTGTTGCAGCCCGCAGAACAAACAATCCTTGATCGGCTTCGAGACAAATTACCTACGATGAACATGCTTGATATTGGCATTGGTGGAGGTCGCACAACGAAGCATTTTGCGCCATTAGTCGAGTTTTATACAGGGATTGATTATTCTAGTGGGATGATCGAAGCTTGCGAAAAACGCTTTCAAAATACATCTGATGCGATGACGCTTCAAATCGGCGATGCGAGAGATATGGCAGAGTTTGCTGATGATTCTTTCGATTTTATTTTGTTTAGTTTTAATGGCATCGATTACGTCTCCCATGGCGATCGCCTGAATATTTTGCAGGAGATAAATCGTATTGGAAAAACAGGCTGCTATGTCTTTTTTTCCAGCCATAATCTTCAGGCTATGCTCAAAGAATTTGACTGGAAATCGAAGCTAAGTTTCAATCCCATCAGCACTTATGTCAACTTAGTGATGTGTATTATTCTTTTCCTTTGTAACGTATCTATCACTCGCCAAAAACTTGCAGAATCCAGCTATCTAATTCTTAAAGATGAATCCCATAATTTTAGTTTGCAAACTTACTATATCCGAGCAGAAGAACAGACAAAACAATTAGAGACAGATTTCACAGATATTGAAGTGTATTCATGGCAAACAGGTTTGCAAATCTCTGATAAAAAAGACCTATTAACTCATCCTGATCTGTGGCTATATTATTTTTGTCGTGTCAAATAA
- a CDS encoding SUMF1/EgtB/PvdO family nonheme iron enzyme codes for MSSCQAIAPSAETAHASTCETDDEFMRIPGGEFIGGSDQMERDYAYRISAEAAADTPDEVDEWDTSLRKKKWFDWEGDRQTQSIDDFCIARNLVTNREYQEFIEATGHRPPGISAEEYQKQGFLVHPYEDVKPYLWDDNNYPEGEANHPVVLISYEDALAYADWKSSGGDRLYRLPTEAEWERTARGVNGDYFPWGNEWQDDATNAAQSGLWHTSAIAEFPLSLTSEGVEDMAGNVFEYTSTLEQRGLTKVSVMKGCSWDDLPGFCRAAYRHTRPISSRHILFGFRLAYE; via the coding sequence TTGAGTAGTTGCCAGGCGATCGCCCCTAGTGCAGAAACTGCGCATGCCAGTACCTGCGAAACAGATGACGAATTTATGCGGATTCCGGGTGGCGAATTTATCGGTGGTAGTGACCAGATGGAACGGGATTATGCCTATCGGATTTCAGCAGAGGCCGCAGCTGATACTCCCGATGAAGTTGATGAATGGGACACTTCTCTACGCAAAAAGAAGTGGTTTGATTGGGAAGGCGATCGCCAAACCCAGAGCATCGACGATTTTTGTATTGCTCGCAATTTAGTTACCAACCGCGAGTATCAAGAATTCATAGAAGCAACGGGTCATCGTCCACCAGGCATCAGCGCCGAAGAATATCAAAAACAGGGCTTTTTGGTGCATCCTTATGAAGATGTAAAACCCTATTTGTGGGATGACAATAATTACCCCGAAGGCGAAGCGAATCATCCTGTTGTATTGATTTCCTATGAGGATGCATTGGCCTATGCTGACTGGAAAAGTTCTGGTGGTGATCGCCTTTATCGTTTACCCACTGAAGCAGAATGGGAAAGAACTGCACGAGGAGTGAACGGTGATTATTTTCCCTGGGGGAATGAGTGGCAAGATGATGCAACTAATGCTGCCCAAAGTGGTCTGTGGCATACAAGTGCAATCGCCGAATTTCCGTTGAGCCTTACCAGTGAAGGTGTTGAAGATATGGCTGGCAATGTCTTCGAGTACACAAGTACTTTAGAACAACGCGGACTTACAAAAGTCTCGGTGATGAAAGGCTGTTCTTGGGATGATCTCCCCGGGTTTTGTCGCGCGGCTTACCGCCATACTCGTCCCATTTCATCACGCCATATCCTTTTCGGATTTCGGTTGGCCTATGAGTAA
- a CDS encoding DUF6798 domain-containing protein, with the protein MHSKTINPPLKKEKIKYNQSLFLEFFILLALLVFSHLLTDNMAENEVGKLMLAKQFISTDWLPNDWYLSQPQSYQAFFQLIFGKSILAWGFLATSIIGRIVYYSLISSSLILIARQIKLQFLPLLIAITLFLYSQQGIVVAGEWMIGSLETKGFSYGLVLIAIWLSMKKRYIWTIASLGLATSLHILVGGYATLTFLMWAGWLGYKNNYFQKYFSKEHFSIIALSLFIYLVTSIFATFTLAHSLSQTVSVPDSELQATYIYTFLRNSHHLNPFVWQKIRFFIVAIYLSCLYWCWKKTKQEVAQDSHLSIQSQSSAVNRLQLLELTCFSLVPFFCGFAIAFFDSQGVFLQYYPFRFGSLMLALNVLLISAYLIQDFFQKSKCFEFLRNKGFLVCLIFLATIHTFTLTTFTKDLVSLSKFPIGVEKNNEKSQDIFDWIQQNTEQDAVIISPPGRYVGFNWLTNRATIAKFKLVPPTETKILEWYARLNDLSGHPPSYIWPEMGFKMAAELDKGYSNLTTSQVIALMEKYDSQYFFDSREHKLNLPIAYENDSYRLYRAES; encoded by the coding sequence ATGCATTCTAAAACCATTAATCCACCCTTAAAAAAAGAGAAGATAAAATATAATCAATCTCTTTTTTTAGAGTTTTTTATATTGCTAGCTTTGCTTGTTTTCAGCCATTTACTTACAGATAACATGGCAGAAAATGAAGTCGGAAAACTGATGCTAGCAAAACAGTTTATCTCTACTGACTGGTTACCCAATGACTGGTATCTTAGTCAACCTCAAAGTTATCAAGCTTTCTTTCAACTTATTTTTGGGAAGAGCATTTTAGCATGGGGTTTTTTAGCCACCTCTATTATCGGAAGAATCGTCTACTATAGTTTGATTTCTTCAAGTCTGATATTAATAGCGCGACAAATCAAGCTTCAGTTTTTACCATTACTGATCGCAATCACATTATTTCTCTACTCTCAACAAGGAATAGTGGTTGCAGGTGAGTGGATGATTGGTAGCTTGGAAACAAAAGGTTTTTCCTATGGGCTAGTTTTAATCGCTATTTGGCTATCAATGAAGAAAAGATATATTTGGACAATAGCCAGTTTAGGTTTAGCAACTTCTCTACATATTTTGGTAGGGGGATACGCGACTTTAACATTTCTCATGTGGGCAGGTTGGCTCGGTTATAAAAACAATTATTTTCAGAAATATTTTTCAAAAGAGCATTTTTCAATTATTGCGTTATCTTTATTTATTTATTTAGTAACGAGTATTTTTGCGACTTTCACTTTAGCCCATAGTCTCAGCCAAACGGTTTCTGTTCCAGATAGTGAGTTACAGGCAACTTATATCTATACATTCCTCCGAAACTCCCACCATTTAAATCCTTTTGTTTGGCAAAAAATAAGGTTTTTTATTGTTGCTATTTATTTATCTTGTTTGTATTGGTGTTGGAAAAAAACAAAGCAAGAAGTTGCTCAAGACTCTCACCTCTCTATACAAAGTCAGTCAAGTGCAGTTAATCGATTGCAATTACTAGAGCTTACATGTTTTAGTCTTGTGCCCTTCTTCTGTGGGTTTGCTATTGCCTTCTTTGATTCCCAAGGAGTATTTCTACAATATTATCCTTTTCGCTTTGGAAGCTTGATGCTTGCACTGAATGTACTTTTGATATCAGCTTATTTAATTCAAGATTTTTTTCAGAAATCTAAGTGTTTTGAATTTCTTAGAAATAAAGGCTTTCTTGTTTGTTTAATATTTTTGGCCACTATCCATACATTTACATTGACGACTTTCACAAAAGATTTAGTGAGTCTATCGAAGTTTCCTATTGGTGTCGAAAAAAACAATGAAAAGAGTCAGGATATATTTGACTGGATACAACAGAATACAGAACAAGATGCAGTCATCATTTCTCCACCAGGTCGCTATGTTGGCTTCAATTGGCTAACTAATAGAGCAACGATCGCCAAATTTAAATTAGTGCCGCCAACTGAGACAAAAATCTTAGAATGGTACGCAAGGCTTAACGATTTGTCTGGTCATCCTCCATCATATATTTGGCCAGAAATGGGATTTAAAATGGCAGCAGAACTGGATAAAGGTTATTCAAATCTCACAACATCACAGGTAATAGCTCTCATGGAAAAATATGACTCTCAATACTTTTTTGATAGTCGAGAGCACAAATTGAATTTACCGATCGCCTACGAAAATGATAGCTACCGTTTATATCGAGCTGAGAGCTGA
- a CDS encoding NAD(P)H-quinone oxidoreductase subunit F: MNTFFSQSIWLIPCYTLLGMGLSALWMPGINRRIGPRPAGYQNIVLTFVAFTHSCIAFLEVWKQPALKPSFVWLQAADLTLSLDFNVSSITVGALVLITGINFLAQIYAIAYLEMDWGWARFFATMSLFEAGMCFLVLCNSLFFSYVVLEILTLGTYLFIGYWFNQSLVVTGARDAFLTKRIGDLFLLMSVVALLPLAGTWNFDGLAEWAATAELDPTIATLLCLGLIAGPLAKCAQFPLHLWLDEAMESPIPATIVRNSLVVGTGAWVLIKLQPIFALSDFASTFMIAIGATTALGASLVAIAQIDVKRSLSYSVSAYMGMIFMAVGSQQDEVTLVLLLTYGVAMALLIMAIGSVILTNITQDLSQYGGLWSRRPITGICYLVGAASLVALPPFGGFWSIAQLASNFWETSPSAAIVLILVNGLTAFSIMREFGLIFGGKPKAMMVRSPEGLWALVLPMVILAGFALHSPFVLSVLNFLPDWQTLNLPVVSVLILSTLIGGGSASYLYLSDKIAKPLHYFPEPVREFFAKDLYTAELYKNTVILGVASISKVIDWLDRYFVDGVINLLGIATLFSGQSLRYSNSGQSQFYALSILAGILILVGVIFYPFLNQIDFASIF, translated from the coding sequence ATGAACACTTTTTTTAGTCAGTCCATCTGGCTTATTCCCTGTTACACCTTGCTGGGAATGGGACTATCGGCATTATGGATGCCAGGTATTAATCGCAGAATTGGGCCGCGTCCCGCAGGCTACCAAAATATTGTGTTGACGTTTGTCGCGTTTACCCATAGTTGTATTGCTTTCTTGGAAGTTTGGAAGCAGCCAGCCTTAAAGCCATCCTTTGTTTGGTTACAAGCGGCAGATTTGACTCTCTCTCTCGACTTCAATGTGTCGAGTATTACGGTGGGCGCTTTAGTGCTGATTACGGGGATTAATTTTCTTGCGCAGATTTATGCGATCGCCTATCTGGAGATGGACTGGGGCTGGGCAAGATTTTTTGCGACGATGAGTCTCTTTGAAGCTGGGATGTGTTTTCTGGTGCTCTGCAATTCCCTCTTCTTTAGCTATGTGGTTCTGGAGATTTTGACCCTTGGAACCTACCTCTTCATTGGCTATTGGTTTAACCAGTCTCTGGTTGTGACCGGAGCAAGAGATGCGTTTCTCACAAAGCGGATTGGTGATTTGTTCTTGCTCATGAGTGTGGTTGCATTGTTGCCTTTGGCGGGCACTTGGAATTTTGATGGTTTGGCAGAATGGGCAGCGACAGCGGAACTGGATCCGACTATTGCGACGCTCCTTTGTCTGGGTTTAATTGCTGGGCCTTTGGCGAAATGTGCTCAATTCCCTTTGCACCTCTGGCTTGATGAAGCGATGGAAAGTCCGATTCCAGCCACGATTGTCCGAAACAGTTTGGTTGTTGGAACAGGTGCTTGGGTATTGATTAAATTACAACCGATTTTTGCCCTCTCCGATTTTGCTTCCACTTTTATGATTGCCATCGGTGCAACGACTGCTCTGGGGGCTTCCCTCGTGGCGATCGCCCAAATTGATGTGAAACGTTCTTTGTCATATTCAGTTAGTGCCTATATGGGCATGATCTTTATGGCGGTGGGTTCTCAGCAAGATGAAGTGACCCTTGTTTTACTGTTGACCTATGGCGTTGCGATGGCTCTTTTGATCATGGCGATCGGCAGCGTAATTTTAACCAATATCACCCAGGATTTAAGCCAATATGGTGGCCTATGGTCTCGCCGTCCAATTACAGGAATTTGTTATCTCGTTGGTGCTGCATCTCTCGTTGCATTGCCTCCCTTTGGTGGATTTTGGAGTATTGCGCAACTAGCGAGTAATTTTTGGGAAACTAGCCCCTCCGCGGCGATTGTGCTGATTCTTGTGAATGGGTTAACAGCCTTCAGCATTATGCGGGAATTTGGCTTGATTTTCGGTGGTAAACCTAAGGCAATGATGGTGCGATCGCCCGAAGGATTGTGGGCGTTAGTATTACCGATGGTGATCCTCGCAGGTTTTGCATTACATAGCCCTTTCGTTCTTTCCGTTCTGAACTTTTTACCTGACTGGCAAACCCTAAACCTACCCGTTGTTTCAGTCTTAATTCTCTCGACCCTCATCGGTGGCGGTTCCGCATCTTATCTTTATCTCTCCGATAAAATTGCCAAGCCTCTCCACTACTTCCCCGAACCTGTCCGCGAGTTTTTTGCGAAGGATCTTTATACTGCTGAACTCTACAAAAACACTGTCATTTTGGGAGTGGCCTCAATTTCTAAAGTGATTGATTGGTTGGATCGTTATTTTGTCGATGGTGTCATCAATCTATTAGGTATTGCGACGCTCTTTAGTGGTCAAAGTCTGAGATACAGCAATTCTGGTCAAAGTCAGTTTTATGCCTTATCTATCCTTGCTGGCATCTTGATTTTGGTGGGCGTCATTTTCTATCCCTTCCTTAATCAAATTGATTTTGCCTCAATTTTTTAA
- a CDS encoding NADH-quinone oxidoreductase subunit M produces the protein MLSLLLFLPLLGIGAIALLPRPATRLTTTILVLTTLGISSWLLIGLDLTTSQMQYTEYHSWLSMLGLNYSLGVDGLSLPLIVLNSLLTLVAIYSIGESNHRPKLYYSLILLINSGITGALTANNLLLFFLFYEIELIPFYLMIAIWGGERKGYASIKFLIYTAVSGLLVLLAFLGMTWLSQSPTFDIDSLTLSNLDFKTKIILLSVLLVGFGIKIPVVPLHTWLPDAYVEANPAVTVLLGGVFAKLGTYGLMRFGLQLFPDVWPTVSPVLVVIGTVSVMYGSLAAITQRDLKRMVAYSSVGHMGYIIVATAAGTELSVLGAVAQMVSHSLILALLFHLVGIIERKVGTRDLDVLNGLMNPVRGLPLTSSMLILAGMASAGIPGLVGFISEFLVFQGSFSRFPIPTLFCIIASGLTAVYFVILLNRTCFGRLDSQTAYYPKVLSSEKIPAIALTGIILFLGLQPAWLTRWIEPTTSQFVATINTEVIALNPADIANNN, from the coding sequence ATGCTGAGCCTATTATTATTTCTCCCGCTGCTGGGAATTGGGGCGATCGCCTTACTTCCTCGACCGGCCACCCGTCTAACAACCACTATCTTGGTACTGACTACCCTTGGGATTAGTAGCTGGCTATTAATTGGCCTTGATCTAACGACTTCCCAGATGCAATATACCGAATACCATTCTTGGTTAAGTATGTTGGGTTTGAACTACAGCCTTGGCGTTGATGGTTTATCACTGCCGCTGATTGTTCTAAATTCCCTACTCACCCTCGTTGCGATCTATAGCATCGGAGAAAGTAATCATCGTCCCAAACTCTATTACTCACTGATTCTTTTGATTAATAGCGGTATTACCGGAGCATTAACGGCGAATAATCTGTTGCTCTTTTTCTTGTTCTACGAAATTGAGTTAATCCCGTTCTATCTAATGATTGCCATTTGGGGTGGCGAGAGAAAAGGCTACGCATCCATCAAGTTTTTGATTTACACCGCAGTTTCTGGCTTACTCGTTCTCCTGGCATTTCTCGGAATGACTTGGCTCAGTCAATCCCCAACTTTTGACATCGACAGCTTGACTCTCAGCAATCTCGATTTCAAAACGAAGATCATTCTACTCAGCGTGTTGTTGGTGGGTTTTGGGATCAAAATTCCTGTTGTCCCTCTCCATACTTGGTTGCCCGATGCTTATGTGGAAGCGAACCCCGCAGTCACAGTATTACTCGGTGGTGTCTTTGCGAAATTAGGAACCTATGGATTAATGCGTTTTGGGTTACAGCTATTCCCAGATGTCTGGCCTACAGTTTCCCCTGTTCTCGTTGTAATCGGTACAGTCAGTGTGATGTATGGTTCTCTCGCTGCCATCACCCAGCGAGATTTGAAACGGATGGTTGCCTATAGTTCCGTTGGTCATATGGGATATATCATCGTTGCAACGGCTGCTGGTACTGAATTAAGTGTGCTTGGCGCTGTTGCCCAGATGGTTAGCCATAGTTTGATTTTGGCGTTGTTGTTCCACCTCGTTGGCATTATTGAGCGTAAAGTGGGTACCCGTGATCTTGATGTACTCAATGGCTTGATGAATCCAGTGCGGGGCTTGCCTTTGACCAGTAGTATGTTGATTTTGGCGGGGATGGCCAGTGCTGGTATTCCGGGTCTTGTGGGCTTTATCTCAGAATTTCTTGTATTCCAAGGTAGCTTTAGCCGCTTCCCCATTCCGACGCTCTTCTGCATCATTGCCTCTGGTTTAACGGCAGTTTATTTCGTGATTCTCTTGAACCGCACTTGTTTTGGTCGCCTCGATAGCCAAACTGCTTATTACCCTAAGGTGCTGTCTAGCGAAAAAATTCCGGCGATCGCCCTGACTGGCATCATTCTTTTCCTCGGTTTACAACCCGCATGGCTGACCCGTTGGATTGAGCCAACTACGAGCCAATTTGTGGCCACGATTAATACTGAGGTTATTGCCTTAAACCCCGCCGATATTGCGAACAATAACTAG
- a CDS encoding CO2 hydration protein produces the protein MTTQTKIPPSTHPYADIIHRLEAGGSMLPDTPENLMQIIGIYKAYAVPMDFYWRDLMYIAEQVFLEPLPFFKYFISKEYLDRQNKYAGDEADLRIWRGTGSAHPELLEFMNKGETFKASKLFHHLSHDRINMEFAEACMRAMFWHGRDMGLGKFDEYLDSEEYIANADRAIKAYFKKNPLMLGLYKLFPEMFLEKVRELSYYSNLGLFWEVMAPVFFEMSDIYDEGGFDGVPDAMNFLVNGIFAIAGRPIYHHVYIDGECFEIISKSKGFTWLYEAALPYVEAVFYRTSPFRGTKSYNAQAGEVPENQKDFHYGILYADVFPVGTAGIPPTLLMDDMFHFLPDYLKEYYKENCRGEDDELIQLGITFQRSMYNVTSAVIQALRTALLYPLDDPNPRHLQKNREFFEAQMDRFRRPEARLRDIQSADYR, from the coding sequence ATGACGACGCAAACAAAAATTCCCCCCTCTACTCATCCCTATGCCGACATTATCCATCGCCTAGAAGCAGGCGGTTCGATGTTGCCGGATACCCCCGAAAACTTGATGCAGATCATCGGTATCTACAAAGCTTATGCTGTGCCGATGGACTTCTACTGGCGTGATCTGATGTACATTGCCGAGCAAGTTTTCTTAGAGCCATTGCCCTTTTTTAAGTACTTCATTTCTAAGGAATATCTCGATCGCCAAAATAAATATGCAGGTGATGAAGCAGATCTCCGCATTTGGCGCGGTACTGGCTCCGCTCACCCAGAATTGCTTGAGTTTATGAATAAGGGGGAAACCTTTAAAGCGTCCAAGTTATTCCATCATTTGTCCCATGATCGGATCAATATGGAATTTGCGGAAGCTTGTATGCGGGCGATGTTTTGGCATGGTCGGGATATGGGTCTCGGTAAATTCGATGAATATCTCGATTCGGAAGAATATATTGCCAATGCGGATCGGGCGATTAAAGCCTATTTCAAAAAGAATCCGCTGATGTTGGGTTTATACAAGCTTTTCCCTGAGATGTTTCTAGAGAAGGTAAGGGAACTGTCCTACTATTCCAATCTCGGTTTGTTCTGGGAAGTGATGGCACCAGTCTTCTTCGAGATGTCTGATATCTATGATGAAGGGGGATTTGATGGTGTACCCGACGCGATGAATTTCCTCGTCAACGGTATTTTTGCGATCGCCGGCCGACCGATTTACCATCATGTTTATATTGATGGCGAATGCTTTGAGATTATCTCGAAATCAAAAGGTTTTACTTGGCTCTACGAAGCTGCATTGCCCTATGTGGAAGCTGTGTTCTATCGCACCTCACCTTTCCGAGGGACAAAATCCTACAATGCCCAAGCCGGTGAAGTACCCGAAAACCAAAAGGATTTTCACTACGGCATTTTGTATGCGGATGTTTTTCCTGTGGGGACAGCTGGTATCCCACCAACATTGTTGATGGACGACATGTTCCATTTTCTGCCAGATTATCTAAAGGAGTACTACAAAGAAAATTGCCGAGGCGAGGACGACGAACTAATCCAATTGGGGATTACCTTCCAGCGGTCCATGTATAACGTCACCTCAGCGGTAATTCAAGCGCTTCGCACAGCATTGTTGTATCCGCTCGATGATCCGAATCCGAGACATTTGCAGAAAAACCGCGAGTTTTTTGAGGCACAAATGGATCGTTTCCGTCGCCCCGAAGCAAGGTTACGGGATATTCAAAGTGCTGATTATCGCTAA
- a CDS encoding fasciclin domain-containing protein, with translation MPDIVDIAVSNDDFSTLVAAVSAADLVDTLKSPGPFTVFAPTNAAFEKLPDGTITTLLQNIPQLARILCYHVVPGKLTKDDLAKMEIVNSVEGSPIRIDCSENFEVKNATVIMENIEADNGIIHVLDNVILMG, from the coding sequence ATGCCTGATATTGTTGATATTGCCGTAAGTAATGATGATTTTTCGACCCTTGTGGCAGCTGTTTCCGCAGCGGATTTAGTTGATACCCTAAAAAGTCCTGGCCCTTTCACTGTTTTTGCACCCACAAATGCAGCCTTTGAAAAGCTACCGGATGGCACGATCACAACTTTGCTACAAAATATTCCCCAGTTGGCTCGAATCCTTTGCTATCACGTTGTGCCAGGCAAGTTAACGAAGGATGATTTAGCCAAAATGGAAATTGTGAACTCTGTGGAAGGGTCACCAATTCGCATTGATTGCAGTGAAAATTTCGAGGTCAAAAATGCCACTGTCATCATGGAAAATATCGAAGCGGATAATGGCATTATTCATGTGCTCGATAATGTAATTCTGATGGGTTAA